CTACTTTTGGCGAGTTCGGCGTCTTGCGATCGGGGTTGAACTACAACTACTCCTGGAAGATCTACGCGGTCCGGCGACTCCGCCACGAACACGAGGACAGTCTCGACGACGACGAGCTGGCGGCCTTCGACGAACTCATCGACGCGCTGACGCTGTTCGGACCGGCTCTCGAGCACTTCAAATCGCTGTACTTCCAGTGGGAGCTCGTCCACCTTACGCGGTCGATACTGTACGCCGGGCTGCCGGGAGTGGTCGTCGCGACGGCGACGGTGTTGTATCTCGATCCGGACTCGGTTCCAGGGACGACCCTCGGCGTGGATAACATGGTGTGGGTCGTCAGCGCCAGTACGACGCTCGCGCTCGTGCCGTTCTTCCTGCTCGCAGCCTACGTCCTGCGGATCGCAACCATCTCGAAGCGAACCGGTTCGCTCGGACCGTTTATCCTCCGCCGGGCGGAGCGAACGGAGGCGATCGACTGGGAGAAATAAGAGGACGATAGCGCGCACACGATCTACTCGAAAAGTGGCAGCTCGAGATCAAATATGATCGGTAAGACGAACGTAAACACGAGACAACGACACGACTGTTACCTGGTAACCTGATTGTCCAAAAACATACATGCGTCGCAAATCCCTACGATCGAACGATGCAAGAAACCGTCGAGAACCGCGAACTTCGTACCGAAGTCGCCGAGCACCGCACCCCGGACCACGAGATCGACCCGCTCTTCGTCAATCGGTGGTCACCGCGTGCGATGACCGGCGAGTCGCTCGACGAGGAAGAGTACCTGCCGCTGTTCGAGGCCGCCCGCTGGGCCCCCTCCGCGTTCAACAACCAGCACTGGCGGTTCGTCTACGCGACTCGCGAGGACGACGAGTGGGGCACGTTCGTCGACCTCCTCGGTGAAGGGAATCGGGCCTGGGCGACCGACGCCGCCGTCCTCGCGGTCATCGTCTCGAAGACGACGTTCGACCACAACGACGAACCGGCGCCGGTCCACTCCTTCGACACCGGTGCAGCCTGGCAGAACCTTGCGCTCGAGGGCGCGCGCCGCGGACTGGCCGTTCACGGAATGGCCGGCTTCGACTACGAACGCGCTGCCGAGGTGCTCGACGTTCCCGACGAGTTCGCCGTCGAGGCGATGTTCGCGGTCGGCGAG
This DNA window, taken from Natronococcus sp. CG52, encodes the following:
- a CDS encoding nitroreductase family protein codes for the protein MQETVENRELRTEVAEHRTPDHEIDPLFVNRWSPRAMTGESLDEEEYLPLFEAARWAPSAFNNQHWRFVYATREDDEWGTFVDLLGEGNRAWATDAAVLAVIVSKTTFDHNDEPAPVHSFDTGAAWQNLALEGARRGLAVHGMAGFDYERAAEVLDVPDEFAVEAMFAVGERAPPETLPEELQEREQPSGRKPLEQTVYRGEFE